GCGTGCTTCTGTGGAATCTGTCTATTATGTGCTCCGCTTTCTATGTTTACATCAAGTACTTACActcaatcaaaagtgaaaagaaagatcAAGTACTTAGGCCGGCAGACCTTGGGTTAATATTGAATACTATGAAAAGTTACTAGGATAATGTGGGGACTCAAGGTGCAGTGCGATATTTCCCTCGGCGAAAGAGGAATATGAAACTCAATTTCATATAGACAAGGTAGCTTATTTAGGCATATAGAAACTTAGATAAGATGAAATCATCTGGACAAATTTTGAGATATGATGTACCTGCTAAACTGGTTCAACATTTTTCTGTTTTCCCACCTAGGTAATATGGCTATCAATCTCAGTTATGAGCTTCTCATCAGCAGTTTCAAGACCATCGATGGCCGAGGAGCCAACGTGCGGATAACAGGTCTCGGTTGTTTGATCATTTATGACGTCACCAACATCATCATCCACAATGTGCACATTCACCACTGCAAGCCTTCTGGGAATGCCAAGATCCGGATTAGCCCGACGCAAGTTACCGAGAGGGGAAGATCAGACGGCGACAGGATATCCGTCTTAGCTTCATCAAAAATCTGGATTGACCATTGTTTCCTGTCGGATTGCACAGGCGGTCTGATCGATGTCACTGAAGGATCTACAGCAGTCACAATATCCAGCAACATGTTCACCCACCACGATAAGGTGATGATGCTGGGTCACAGTGATGATTTCACGACTGACTCAGGGATGCAAGTGACTGTTGCGTTCAAACACTTTGGCGAAGAGCTAAAGGAGAGTATGCCACGGTGCCGTTTTGTATACATTCATGTTGTGAACAATGACTACACTCGGTGGAAGATATATGCTGTTGGAGGGAGCTCCAATCCTACCGTTAATAGTCAGGGGAATCGGTACCTCGCGCCGCAGGATGATAACAACAAGGAGGTAAACTTTAAAATATCTGATCTGCATTTATTGATTCTGTAGTTATTGTTTTGTGAGATGGAATCATCTAGAACCTGCATAATCAGCCTCCTTCAATCGGGTAACTTAGTGGAGCAGGTTGTTGCAAATGAGCTTTTACTGGGAGCTACTTTCGTGTTAGTAAAAGTTAAGGGAAAAAGAATCATCTATAGTGTCTTGATAGACTGGATATGATTATCTTGCTACGTTATCTTGCCAAACTACAGAATAATCCACTTCCGCTGTAAAAACTTTGCTTTGAATAGATAAAGAAACATCATGTCAAAATGTACGTAATAAATCCCAGTAGCTGCTTTGAACTATAATTAAGTGAGTTCGGTAGAAGAAGCCCAGATGAGCAATATGTTTGCTGCATTACGCCCGATTATTACTTACATGTATTGGAGGAAATAGGTGACAAAGCGAATGGACACAGATGAGAGCGAGTGGAGGAAATGGAATTGGAGATCGGAAGGTGATCTGATGGTGAATGGTGCCTTCTTTGTGACCTCTGGTGCGGACATGAGCCCCCTGTATGCTGAAGCCTCTAGTATGTCGCCCCCGTCGGCAAGCTACATCAATCATCTCACTGCGACTGCTGGTGTCTTTGTTGTACAGAGGTAAATCTCGGTGTCTGTTCTTTCAATTGCAACTTCAACTGGTTTGTTACGTTTTAATCTAACCTATCAAAGCACAAGCAAATAACTCTGGATGCACCCATCTATGATTTAGAGGTGCTGTTGTAATCACTTATTTTGCCAATCAACTTGGATAAGATACTATGAGATTAATTTGATAGTCAACAAGCAGTATAGAAGTTAGTCTCCTGCACACGCAATTCAAACTTATATGCCCAATGCTGCAAATTTAGCTGTCTTGAATCAAATTTTTGGTAGGGATAATCAGTTTAATGGAAACTACTGGTATTGGATCGTCCTAGTCCATGGGAACCTGCCTTTCTCGTTTTGAATTCATCTTCGTTCTTTTAGGAGCCATAGGTTCACTCGTATCTGCCGTTATTTGCCACactgaaagtaaaaagatgagTTCTACGGCAACTTGAGGATTCATGTGCGGATTATGCTACTCTTGGGTGATCACCTCAGTAGATATTTAAATGCCATGAAAACCTTCAGATCTTTGTCTATGGTAAAATCATATATGTTGTTATTCTTGTGAATAGGACTAAGGAGTAAAAGAATTTAGCATTTTATTCACTTAGATCCTTTTTTGGCCAGTGCATTTAGTATCTGCACAACTAGAACTATTATTGTCATTTTAGTTTCCTTCGCTGGTTTATGTTTCTTCTGTTTACTCAGCAGGAGTGACGCCAGGAATGTGACCAATCCCTCCGGCGGCGGTGGGATTGTGACAAATCCTGCCGCTCCCGGGTCAAGCGGTGGGCTGTGACGAATCCCGCGTCAAGTGGCGGAAATGGAAGCTCTTCCTACCCAGGACGGGGATCAAATGGAACGATACCTGGAACCCGCGGTAGGAATCCCAACAAAGGCATCGACTATGGCTCCATATTCAATAGCGAGGCCAGGACGCCCCTTGTCCCAATGACCTCGGTCATCTTATCTGTCATAGCCATTGTAGCATTCTTACATCAAACTCGCTTCTAATGCAACACGCGCTGTAGAATCTAGAATAGGTAATTATAGTCGATTCAGTTTTTAAACACGAGAATGGGAATCCGGCTAATTGTGGTAAATAACTGTGGTAGAGCTTTGATTTTTTGGAGCATTGGGGACTTACCGAACAATCGTCCTATCAAATTGTCAAAGACAGTGATAAGGAAAATGTACAGACTATGAACTGAAATCCCTTGACTCTCATCAATATGTACCCATCATTATCAATGATTCTGCATTTAGTAGCTTTGTCTCCCCAGAGGAATCATCACTTGTATTTACTTGGAGGAACTATCTTcttctgagaaaaaaaatatggaagCATATGGAAGCATAGAATGTAAATGCCCAAGATCCACCACCAGGCAGCAAGGATTGCGCGATGTGGCACCcttcgacggcccccgatccgattagggttgtcacagttcgcttacctttcactttccttattaacatgtcactttgataccatttcaattgcagcgggttcatacaaccatgggggtttacaatttttttttttgataggtcccttgcgcaattcatatacggaagcacatctagCAACttccttccctatattcagaaaacgatgcacacctactaaacatcttatataagttaaagccgaatacgtttatttacatagagcagatgaacatctttagtcggtacatcaaaatgccgtagtcttctatactcggctgcACTTCAAAGGATGACCGATATCTTCTCCAACAGTCGAATACTTAAAGTctatcgatcagtgtcggcgtccaaaagttcctcccTTTGTTATCACCCTCATTGCAATCATAACCAACCACTTGGTTCATCTACTGGTAGCAGTGGTAGCAGAGGTATCTtttctagtctgaaatgttattccccaaaaggggtgagtacaaccactcagcaggtaaatgaatccaa
This genomic stretch from Eucalyptus grandis isolate ANBG69807.140 chromosome 3, ASM1654582v1, whole genome shotgun sequence harbors:
- the LOC104430785 gene encoding probable pectate lyase 18; its protein translation is MIRITWSGIVLLCCSFSLRALNLNATSSSSSSKILVHPHQHPNPQAVVHDVNRRVNESVTRRQLLAVQVKDQCLTGNPIDDCWQCDPNWELSREHLADCAIGFGREALGGRGGNIYVVRDPSDPDPVNPPPGRLRYGVVQAGSLWIIFSGNMAINLSYELLISSFKTIDGRGANVRITGLGCLIIYDVTNIIIHNVHIHHCKPSGNAKIRISPTQVTERGRSDGDRISVLASSKIWIDHCFLSDCTGGLIDVTEGSTAVTISSNMFTHHDKVMMLGHSDDFTTDSGMQVTVAFKHFGEELKESMPRCRFVYIHVVNNDYTRWKIYAVGGSSNPTVNSQGNRYLAPQDDNNKEVTKRMDTDESEWRKWNWRSEGDLMVNGAFFVTSGADMSPLYAEASSMSPPSASYINHLTATAGVFVVQRSDARNVTNPSGGGGIVTNPAAPGSSGGL